A DNA window from Rhizobium jaguaris contains the following coding sequences:
- a CDS encoding DedA family protein: MTIELLIARYGLLAIFLGAAFEGETMVILGGVFSHRHLMTFWSAAATACAGSFIADQTLFFTGRYARHYQRIQKIIEKPAFARVTHLLERYPTSFIFAFRFIYGVRTISPVAIGMSDVSAIKFVVINAAAALIWGSFFTGIGYLFGRSIEQTFGHLPLHRHVLIAAGIIAVLLLVMMTFRKRKPA, from the coding sequence GTTTATTGGCGATCTTCCTGGGTGCTGCCTTCGAGGGCGAAACCATGGTTATCCTCGGCGGCGTGTTTTCGCACCGCCACCTCATGACCTTTTGGAGTGCGGCGGCAACCGCTTGTGCCGGTTCCTTTATCGCGGACCAGACGCTCTTTTTCACCGGCCGCTATGCCCGCCACTATCAGCGTATCCAGAAAATCATCGAAAAGCCGGCGTTCGCCCGCGTCACCCATCTTCTGGAGCGTTATCCCACCAGCTTTATCTTCGCGTTCCGGTTCATCTATGGCGTGAGGACGATCAGTCCGGTCGCCATCGGAATGTCCGACGTCTCAGCCATAAAATTCGTCGTGATCAACGCTGCCGCGGCCTTGATCTGGGGATCGTTCTTCACCGGAATAGGCTACCTGTTCGGCCGAAGTATTGAGCAGACGTTCGGCCATCTCCCGCTCCATCGCCATGTCCTGATTGCGGCCGGAATTATTGCTGTCCTGCTTCTTGTCATGATGACATTCCGAAAACGCAAGCCTGCCTGA